The Rhodospirillaceae bacterium genome has a window encoding:
- a CDS encoding SDR family oxidoreductase, with protein sequence MKRILVTGGAGFIGSHLCERLMAKDHEILCVDNYFTGRRHNVAPLLRQSGFELMRHDVTFPLYIETDEIYNLACPASPVHYQFDPVQTTKTSVHGAINLLGLAKRTRAKILQASTSEVYGDPDIHPQTEGYNGNVNPIGPRACYDEGKRCAETLFFDYHRQHALRIKVGRIFNTYGPRMLPDDGRVVSNFIVQALQGDDITIYGDGNQTRSFCYVDDLVEALVKLMGSPDDFTGPVNLGNPVEATILELAELVIQLTRSGSKIIHKPLPQDDPVRRRPDITLAQKVLGWQPTVPLEAGLEKTVHYFRTLLAA encoded by the coding sequence ATGAAACGCATTCTCGTAACAGGTGGCGCAGGCTTTATTGGTTCACACCTTTGTGAACGGCTGATGGCCAAAGACCATGAAATTCTTTGTGTTGATAATTACTTTACTGGGCGTCGTCATAATGTTGCGCCTTTACTTCGTCAGTCCGGATTTGAGTTGATGCGGCACGACGTTACTTTTCCCTTATATATTGAGACGGATGAGATTTACAACCTGGCTTGCCCAGCGTCTCCGGTTCACTATCAATTTGACCCGGTACAAACCACAAAAACCAGCGTTCACGGCGCTATAAATTTACTGGGGCTTGCTAAGCGCACCCGAGCAAAAATCCTTCAGGCGTCTACCAGTGAAGTATATGGTGATCCTGATATTCATCCTCAAACTGAGGGATATAACGGCAACGTCAATCCAATCGGGCCGCGTGCTTGTTATGACGAAGGTAAGCGCTGCGCTGAGACCCTCTTTTTTGACTATCATCGCCAGCACGCATTACGCATCAAGGTTGGTAGAATCTTCAATACCTATGGGCCTCGGATGTTGCCTGATGATGGCCGGGTCGTTTCAAATTTCATTGTGCAAGCCCTCCAAGGTGATGACATCACGATCTATGGCGATGGCAACCAGACCCGGTCATTTTGTTATGTTGATGACCTAGTAGAAGCTCTTGTTAAGTTGATGGGATCACCGGATGATTTTACAGGCCCCGTGAATCTTGGAAACCCGGTTGAGGCGACAATTCTCGAGCTTGCCGAATTGGTTATTCAACTCACAAGATCGGGATCAAAAATTATCCATAAACCCCTGCCTCAAGATGATCCTGTGCGTCGACGTCCGGACATAACATTGGCGCAAAAGGTGTTGGGCTGGCAGCCAACTGTTCCTCTTGAGGCGGGCCTCGAAAAGACGGTTCATTATTTTAGAACCCTCTTGGCGGCTTAG
- the rfaE1 gene encoding D-glycero-beta-D-manno-heptose-7-phosphate kinase yields the protein MTNAADLSNHLAQFKGRRVVCIGDVMVDRFIYGEVRRISPEAPVPVVRITNEFSQLGGAGNVARNAVALGASVAFFSVIGSDRAGREVTGLLSEMALIEPFLRVNSDRETTIKNRFFSSNGHHLLRADREQTDPITDADEDDLMNALKREVAQADTVLLSDYGKGVVTDSFAKRIITLARSEGKLIVVDPKGNDFTRYRGATVITPNKTELSIVSGQSVETDEALISATKALMNSSGVDAILVTRSADGMTLVQNNGHIDHLNAESHEVADVTGAGDTVVATLGVALAAGVNLLDASRLANAAAGLVVMRRGTAVVQTSEIASALLRRDLTVAEAKVTDTVTAETHASMWRAEGKTVGFTNGCFDLLHPGHVSLLAQAKSNCDKLIVGLNSDASVARLKGPRRPVQNEAARATVLASMENVDLVVVFGEDTPLGLIQAIRPDVLIKGADYVKQDIVGAKDVESYGGRVVRAELVDSVSTTATIAALQER from the coding sequence ATGACCAATGCAGCTGATCTTTCTAACCACCTCGCTCAGTTTAAGGGGCGGCGAGTGGTGTGTATTGGCGATGTCATGGTTGACCGGTTTATCTACGGTGAAGTTAGACGCATTTCACCGGAGGCTCCTGTACCCGTTGTTCGAATTACAAATGAATTTTCCCAACTAGGTGGTGCGGGCAATGTTGCTCGCAATGCAGTTGCGCTCGGCGCATCTGTGGCTTTTTTCTCTGTAATTGGATCTGACCGTGCGGGCCGGGAGGTGACAGGTCTGCTGAGTGAAATGGCTTTGATAGAGCCTTTTTTAAGGGTTAATTCTGATCGTGAGACAACGATAAAGAACCGTTTTTTTTCAAGCAACGGCCATCATCTCCTCCGTGCCGATCGCGAGCAAACAGACCCGATAACGGATGCAGATGAGGACGATTTAATGAACGCGCTCAAACGAGAAGTCGCCCAAGCGGACACGGTCCTTTTGTCAGATTATGGCAAAGGGGTTGTGACAGACTCGTTTGCCAAGCGTATTATTACCCTCGCGCGCTCTGAGGGTAAGCTAATTGTCGTCGATCCCAAGGGGAATGACTTTACACGTTACCGCGGCGCAACCGTGATCACGCCCAATAAGACCGAATTATCAATAGTTTCAGGTCAGTCAGTCGAAACGGATGAAGCGTTGATCAGTGCAACCAAGGCTTTGATGAACTCATCCGGAGTTGATGCGATTCTTGTGACGCGGTCTGCTGATGGCATGACTTTGGTGCAAAACAATGGACACATTGACCACCTTAACGCTGAAAGCCATGAGGTTGCTGATGTGACGGGTGCGGGAGATACCGTGGTCGCAACTTTGGGGGTTGCGCTTGCAGCTGGCGTAAATCTGTTAGACGCATCTCGTCTGGCCAATGCTGCCGCTGGACTGGTTGTGATGCGTCGGGGCACCGCTGTTGTTCAAACGAGTGAAATTGCATCCGCACTCCTTCGGCGTGATTTGACGGTTGCGGAGGCGAAGGTCACAGATACGGTAACAGCAGAAACGCATGCATCTATGTGGCGTGCGGAAGGCAAGACAGTCGGATTTACAAATGGCTGTTTTGACCTTTTACATCCTGGGCATGTGTCGTTACTGGCCCAAGCCAAAAGCAATTGTGACAAGTTGATTGTTGGGTTGAACTCAGATGCCTCAGTGGCTCGTCTTAAGGGACCAAGACGCCCTGTTCAAAATGAAGCTGCCCGAGCTACTGTTCTGGCTTCCATGGAGAATGTAGATTTGGTTGTCGTTTTTGGGGAAGACACGCCTTTGGGTCTTATTCAAGCAATTCGTCCAGATGTCTTGATCAAAGGGGCTGATTACGTCAAACAAGATATCGTCGGGGCTAAGGATGTTGAGTCTTACGGCGGGCGTGTTGTTCGTGCTGAGTTGGTTGACTCTGTCTCAACAACAGCGACAATTGCAGCCTTACAGGAGAGATAG